Below is a window of Allomuricauda ruestringensis DSM 13258 DNA.
TTGTGGGGGAGCAATTGGGCTTCCGTTCACCCATATTCTCGGTTGGGTATGGTGCCATTCACCCTGCTGTGGGAAAGGACCTCCTCGGCGTCCTCCCGATCTTGACCAACCATGAAAACCGATCCAAAAATCCTGAACACGATGGTCGGGGGAATATATTTGGGAGGTCGCATAAAAGGTCCCACGTTTTGCTTCGGCAATCGATGGAAATCCAAAAAAATGCTTCAAATGTAGGGTTCCACCAAAATATGGCCCTTCCCATTTAAACACCTTACCGTCAACCCTGTATCTGTTCTTAATTTCCGTTTCCACCGGAAAAGAAATGGAGAAATCGCCTCCATGATCAAAAGGGCCTATAATTTGCCATGGGATCCCAGAATGGGAAACATAGGGAAATTCTTTCTTTGCAAAGAACAAATCCCGATGCTTGATTACCTTTTCCTCGAATTGTTGGAAGGCAATATAAGCCGGTGTACCAGCTTTGGGCAACACGGTCCAATGCTGTTTGTCGTACCCAGGCCTACCGTTCCAAATGGCATCCGCATAAAACACCATGGAAGTATATATAGGGTTTTGACGTAAAATATCGCGTTCGTTGGACACATTGTTATCCGGCCACGCACACAATATCCCTCCCAATGCAAAATTATCGCCCCTGACTTGACGGCATGGCTGTTGAAAAAATAATCGTACCATTCCCGCCAATGGATCGAGATGATTGATATAATTGGCCCTGGAATCAATAAACTGCCTCCCTTTTGTTGGTGGATGCTGTGCCCACAATTGTTGAATAGTGACAATGTCCCTGCCCAACTCGATACCCTCCTTCCAAGTTATGACTTTTCGATTGTTTTCTTGGATATGGCTGGCAAGGGTTTCGATAAATTCGGTGGGAACTTCTTCCGCTTTATTTCTCACCTCATCTGTGCCCATGTGTATGTACGGCATCTCATTGGCATCGGCCAGCGCCATGAGTTCATCAAATAAATCCAATAGAATGGACAATACTTGGGGTTTGTTCATTTTACTGAAGCCAAAGGCCCGGCGGAACGCTTCCGTATGACCAGGTATGTCCAATTCGGGGATAACGGTAATGTTTCGCGCTTTGCAAAAGGCCAATATTTCCTTAAAATCCTCCTGAGTATAATATTGGGCAATATCTCTTGAAAACGCCTCATCCGATTGTAATTGTGGATATTTTCGGCTTTCCAACCGCCATCCCGGGTTATCTGTTAAATGCCAGTGGAAAATATTGTATTTGTAATTGGCAAGTACCTCAATCTGTTCCTTCAATTGATCTACGGATTGAAAGTTTCGCCCCGTATCGTGCATGAAGCCCCGAACCTTGAACGAAGGCCAATCCTTAATGTCGACAGAAGGTAAATGTCCATTGTTGTCCACTTTTCGAAAGAGTTGCTTTAAACTTGCGATAGCATAATAAGCCCCCGCTTTCGAATTTGCGGAAATTGTTACAACACTATCTATCTTAAGGATATATGCCTCATCATTGGGCCCGATGGTATCATTCCTTTGTAGGTTAATGGCGAGCCCTTGGGTATTATTCGGAATCCCATTGCCCTCTAAAAATTTACGAAGCATGAGGGCTTCATGGGGAAAAGCGTCGGAGTCCATGTAGAATCCATCAAACGTAAGACCTCTATCACCATACTCCACTTGCTTTGGGGTGGGTATAATGGGATATTGGTGTTTACCATCGATTTTGGACGATTGGCCATGCACATGGATGATTGAAATAAAGCAAAGGCAAACCACCCAAATCCAGCTCAGAAACTTTGCCATAAAATGAGTCGGAGGTAATAAAGGTAATTTCATCATTACGTTTTAAGAACCGATCAAATCACTCAATGGAATCTTTTGGAAATATAGTTCCTTTGTCCCTTCATAGAGAATCCCTAAGTGATTTTCATCAATCATCGAAAGACAGGAATACCCATAGGTATCATCGACATAGAGTTCGATTTGGTGCTCCTCAGGCCAGGACATCCCCAAATCAAAACTTGTCTTGACCGCAATATGGTTACGATGGGTCTTTGAGTCAGGATTTGAAAAAAACAGTATTTTTCCCCGTTCAGGATGCTTATAGGCAATAATACTTGCCATACAATTGGGTTCGATCAAAGCTTTACGGGAAGTCGGATGTTCAACCCATGTTTTTCCCATATCGCGGCTTGTTGCCACTGACCTGCCGTTCAGACTGTCTTTTCGGTTGGCCCTGTTTCGATCGTCACGCATATTGAGCATAAGAACCCCTCGGGAGACTTCCACCACCTGTGCCTCCGTGGTCTCCGATTTGGCACCGGTCCCCACTTGCCAGGATTTACCATTATCCCCACTGTAAATGACCGTTGAATGTGGTACCCTTTCAGCATTCTTATATTGGGCGGGAAATACCAAGGTGCCGTTTTCCATGGTAATCCCTGCGCCAGGACCATTAAAGAACAACTGCCATTCGGGTTGTTTGGTCATCTTTGTGATATTAATAGGGGACGACCATGTCAGGCCATCATCCTCACTTTTTACCAGCATGAGTTGCCCTGTCCTGTCAGGGGACATTCCAGGTTCGGAGGCATTCCATGCACGTTCACCAGGATACCCATGAAGCCAAAGGGCGGCAACCCAAATGGTGTTAGTCTTACGATCCACCAGCACAGCTGGATCAC
It encodes the following:
- a CDS encoding family 20 glycosylhydrolase, coding for MAKFLSWIWVVCLCFISIIHVHGQSSKIDGKHQYPIIPTPKQVEYGDRGLTFDGFYMDSDAFPHEALMLRKFLEGNGIPNNTQGLAINLQRNDTIGPNDEAYILKIDSVVTISANSKAGAYYAIASLKQLFRKVDNNGHLPSVDIKDWPSFKVRGFMHDTGRNFQSVDQLKEQIEVLANYKYNIFHWHLTDNPGWRLESRKYPQLQSDEAFSRDIAQYYTQEDFKEILAFCKARNITVIPELDIPGHTEAFRRAFGFSKMNKPQVLSILLDLFDELMALADANEMPYIHMGTDEVRNKAEEVPTEFIETLASHIQENNRKVITWKEGIELGRDIVTIQQLWAQHPPTKGRQFIDSRANYINHLDPLAGMVRLFFQQPCRQVRGDNFALGGILCAWPDNNVSNERDILRQNPIYTSMVFYADAIWNGRPGYDKQHWTVLPKAGTPAYIAFQQFEEKVIKHRDLFFAKKEFPYVSHSGIPWQIIGPFDHGGDFSISFPVETEIKNRYRVDGKVFKWEGPYFGGTLHLKHFFGFPSIAEAKRGTFYATSQIYSPDHRVQDFWIGFHGWSRSGGRRGGPFPQQGEWHHTQPRIWVNGSPIAPPQWKQPGLATQSEEIPFLDEDYFYREPTKIPLKKGWNSIVLKIPFGKPSWKWMFSCIPIRETVEGIREAEGLKYRLAIKTEHYDN
- a CDS encoding sialidase family protein, translating into MNLTNRIFKRIFMGLIVVVVLSCSTKQNHAIEIKAQQPVLPVLTGKDKNQVLEIELNVPNAPEDLSATEFGFSLEGTTDIGDLAMATLYYGTKDDFENASVVGKTTDLAPRFSVKGNQSLSQGAQYFWLSVSLNENPNLTGKIGVKLTNVTLSDGSQLGVDMEVASRPQRLGIALRQQGQDGIDTYRIPGMATTNKGTLIAVYDNRYNDPVDLQEDIDVGMSRSTDGGQTWEPMKVIMDMGEFDGLPEDQNGIGDPAVLVDRKTNTIWVAALWLHGYPGERAWNASEPGMSPDRTGQLMLVKSEDDGLTWSSPINITKMTKQPEWQLFFNGPGAGITMENGTLVFPAQYKNAERVPHSTVIYSGDNGKSWQVGTGAKSETTEAQVVEVSRGVLMLNMRDDRNRANRKDSLNGRSVATSRDMGKTWVEHPTSRKALIEPNCMASIIAYKHPERGKILFFSNPDSKTHRNHIAVKTSFDLGMSWPEEHQIELYVDDTYGYSCLSMIDENHLGILYEGTKELYFQKIPLSDLIGS